One stretch of Flavobacterium sp. 9 DNA includes these proteins:
- a CDS encoding dipeptidase, producing the protein MFIIDAHLDLSMNAMEWNRDLRNDVPTLRHLEKGMTDKPDRERATVSFPDLRRGNIGIVVATQIARFVKPDSIIPGWNSPEQAWAQTQGQLAWYKAMEEAGEITAITDKKSLLKQIDLWNDGTPNDKKPIGYILSLEGADSIIDVSYLEKAYNYGLRAIGPAHYGPGRYANGTDATGKMNQNGLDLLKEMERLNIILDATHLCDDAFWQALDHYHGPVWASHNNCRSLVNHNRQYSDEMIQALISRGAVIGGALDAWMLVPDWERGVSTPKGTNCNLETVFKHMDHICQLAGNANHIGVGSDLDGAFGTEQGPYDLDTIADLQKLVLIFKNNGYSDEDLDKIFHQNWINFLMKNWD; encoded by the coding sequence ATGTTTATAATAGACGCCCATTTAGACCTGAGCATGAATGCGATGGAATGGAATCGAGATTTAAGAAATGACGTACCAACTTTGCGTCATCTCGAAAAAGGAATGACGGACAAACCAGATCGCGAACGCGCAACGGTTTCGTTCCCTGATTTACGACGTGGCAATATTGGTATTGTTGTCGCCACTCAAATTGCAAGATTCGTAAAACCGGACAGTATTATTCCGGGTTGGAATTCTCCTGAACAAGCCTGGGCACAAACTCAAGGGCAGCTTGCGTGGTACAAAGCCATGGAAGAAGCCGGAGAAATCACAGCAATTACCGATAAAAAATCATTACTAAAACAAATTGATTTATGGAATGACGGAACACCAAACGATAAAAAACCCATTGGTTATATTTTGAGTTTGGAAGGCGCAGATTCTATTATTGATGTTTCGTATTTAGAAAAAGCATACAATTACGGATTGCGTGCCATTGGTCCTGCACATTACGGACCCGGACGTTACGCAAACGGAACCGACGCAACCGGAAAAATGAACCAAAACGGTCTTGATTTATTAAAAGAAATGGAACGTTTGAATATTATTCTCGATGCAACCCATTTATGCGATGATGCTTTTTGGCAAGCTTTAGACCATTATCACGGGCCAGTTTGGGCAAGTCATAACAATTGCAGAAGTCTAGTTAATCACAATCGTCAATATAGCGATGAAATGATTCAAGCTTTAATTTCTCGTGGCGCCGTAATTGGCGGTGCTTTAGATGCGTGGATGTTAGTTCCGGATTGGGAAAGAGGAGTTTCAACACCAAAAGGTACTAATTGCAATCTCGAAACGGTTTTCAAACACATGGATCACATTTGTCAATTGGCCGGAAATGCCAATCACATTGGCGTAGGTTCTGATTTGGATGGCGCTTTTGGTACAGAACAAGGTCCGTATGATTTAGACACCATTGCCGATTTACAAAAATTGGTTCTGATCTTTAAAAACAACGGCTATTCTGATGAAGATTTAGATAAAATCTTTCACCAAAACTGGATCAATTTCTTAATGAAAAATTGGGATTAA
- a CDS encoding DeoR/GlpR family DNA-binding transcription regulator: MNNDNEVVNYTKEERKSLILKEINLHTRVSFETLSAKLFVSEDTVRRDINELESESLLIKVKGGAMTKAYHHSSTNNQTYAGESKQIIAQKTLGLLRDGMVLLIGGGTTIREFIRLIPDDMNLTIFTVTVLSAVELLDKPNVKIIMIGGSISSYSQMCVSGDVYNQLANIKVDLLILGTNALDIEGGFSDSDWETVQVKKAMIQASEKTAILTISEKLDTVLKMKIANLSEVDYVVTEVDPTDEKLQSYKKAVPSLVFI; encoded by the coding sequence ATGAATAATGATAATGAAGTAGTTAATTATACCAAGGAAGAACGTAAAAGTCTTATTTTAAAAGAGATTAACTTGCATACTCGTGTAAGTTTTGAAACGCTTTCGGCTAAATTATTTGTTTCAGAAGATACGGTGAGACGTGATATTAACGAACTTGAATCAGAATCTTTATTGATTAAGGTAAAAGGTGGTGCGATGACAAAAGCATATCACCATTCTTCGACTAATAATCAGACTTATGCAGGCGAATCTAAACAAATTATTGCGCAAAAAACTTTAGGTTTACTTCGCGACGGAATGGTTTTATTAATTGGCGGAGGAACTACAATTCGTGAATTCATCCGATTGATTCCTGACGATATGAATCTAACTATTTTTACGGTTACGGTTTTGTCAGCAGTTGAACTTCTGGATAAACCTAATGTTAAAATTATCATGATTGGCGGAAGCATTTCATCTTACAGCCAAATGTGTGTGAGTGGCGATGTCTACAATCAATTGGCTAATATTAAAGTCGATTTATTAATATTAGGAACAAATGCTTTGGATATCGAAGGTGGTTTCTCAGACTCTGATTGGGAAACTGTTCAGGTAAAAAAAGCTATGATTCAGGCTTCTGAAAAAACAGCGATTTTAACTATTTCTGAAAAACTAGACACAGTTTTAAAAATGAAAATTGCCAACTTATCCGAGGTTGATTATGTGGTTACAGAAGTTGATCCAACCGACGAAAAATTACAGTCGTATAAGAAGGCAGTTCCAAGTTTAGTCTTTATTTAA
- a CDS encoding family 20 glycosylhydrolase gives MQKSIFLLLIFWYSFGSAQTSFTNNSIIPAPNSYKATGDSIRLNGQIKVIFEKNKFSAKEQKTANIFEAAINKNVSSKKGSVEVLFITKNPSASLKKEAYKINITSKKITVTGSEEGLFYGVQSLLQMLPNKITNQEVKLPCVTIEDEPRYNYRGLHLDVCRHFFSVDVIKDFIAQMSSYKLNNFHWHLTDDQGWRIEIKKYPKLTEVGSKRAQTLVGNKFERFPYFFDGNPYGGFYTQEEIKDVVKFAEEHYVNIIPEIEMPGHATAAVTAYPNLSCFPDRQYKVIESWGVFEDIFCAGKEETFTFLEDVLTEVMALFPSTYIHIGGDECPKARWKECPNCQKRIKELGLKNEHELQSYLTTRIEKFLNANGRQILGWDEMLEGGLAPNAAVMSWRGEAGGISAARQKHNVIMNPEQVLYLDYNQGYSPQEPLTIGRLTTVEKIYNYNPTPVDSLTVDQQKYIIGVQSNLWSEYLTSPAKLNYMIYPRVFALAEIAWTEPQNKNYNQFILNQIPHHLEKLEAQKRLYKVPSPFGSNETALITSKYILDLKPTIKSGQIFYTIDGYNPDETAELYTKPVTINIPKGEFRIIKTVQISPSGRRSSINKILVRNPELKSALAIKPTKKGLKFDYYTGTLFQQVQDLDLAKPVNSGIFEGAISSEKWKTKTERYIGLKFDGYIFIPETANYTISTLSDDGSKLFIDNELVVNNDGIHWLNEAYGAVKLEKGFHKINIGYFDQIGGTTLTCFIQQEGKEKQEISASQLYYE, from the coding sequence ATGCAAAAAAGTATATTTCTCTTATTGATCTTTTGGTATTCTTTTGGAAGCGCTCAAACTTCCTTCACTAATAATTCGATTATTCCTGCTCCAAATTCATATAAAGCAACCGGAGACAGTATTCGTTTAAACGGACAAATTAAAGTTATTTTCGAAAAGAATAAATTTAGTGCGAAAGAACAAAAAACAGCAAACATTTTTGAAGCTGCTATTAACAAAAATGTATCTTCAAAAAAGGGTTCGGTCGAAGTTTTATTCATTACTAAAAATCCATCTGCTTCCTTAAAAAAAGAAGCGTATAAAATCAATATTACCTCAAAAAAAATAACCGTTACCGGAAGTGAAGAAGGATTATTTTATGGAGTTCAGAGTTTATTGCAAATGCTTCCGAACAAAATTACGAATCAAGAGGTAAAATTACCTTGCGTTACTATCGAAGATGAGCCTAGATACAACTACCGCGGGCTTCACCTCGATGTTTGCCGTCATTTTTTCTCTGTTGATGTTATAAAAGATTTTATTGCACAAATGTCCAGTTATAAATTAAATAATTTCCATTGGCATTTAACGGACGATCAAGGATGGAGAATTGAGATAAAAAAGTATCCAAAACTAACTGAAGTAGGTTCGAAAAGAGCACAGACTTTAGTGGGAAATAAATTCGAAAGATTCCCGTATTTTTTTGACGGAAATCCATACGGAGGATTTTACACTCAGGAAGAAATTAAAGACGTTGTTAAATTTGCCGAAGAACATTATGTGAATATTATTCCGGAAATTGAAATGCCCGGTCATGCAACTGCAGCAGTTACTGCTTATCCAAATTTATCTTGTTTTCCAGATCGTCAATATAAAGTTATAGAATCATGGGGCGTTTTTGAAGATATTTTCTGTGCCGGAAAAGAGGAGACTTTTACTTTTTTAGAAGATGTTCTGACGGAAGTTATGGCTTTGTTCCCGAGTACTTATATTCATATTGGTGGAGACGAATGTCCAAAAGCAAGATGGAAAGAATGTCCGAATTGCCAAAAGCGAATCAAAGAATTAGGTTTGAAAAACGAACATGAATTACAAAGTTATCTCACAACCCGAATCGAGAAATTCCTGAATGCAAACGGAAGACAAATTTTAGGCTGGGACGAAATGCTCGAAGGTGGGCTTGCGCCAAATGCGGCTGTAATGTCATGGCGAGGCGAAGCTGGAGGAATCAGCGCCGCAAGACAAAAACACAATGTAATCATGAATCCGGAGCAAGTTTTGTATCTGGATTATAATCAAGGATATTCACCGCAAGAACCTTTAACAATTGGGAGATTAACAACAGTTGAAAAAATCTACAATTACAACCCAACTCCCGTTGATAGTTTGACCGTCGACCAACAAAAATATATTATAGGTGTACAATCTAATCTTTGGTCTGAATATTTAACAAGTCCTGCGAAATTAAATTACATGATTTATCCTCGTGTATTTGCTTTAGCAGAAATTGCCTGGACAGAACCTCAAAATAAAAATTACAATCAGTTTATTTTGAATCAAATTCCGCATCATTTAGAAAAACTAGAAGCACAAAAAAGATTGTATAAAGTTCCGAGTCCTTTTGGTTCTAATGAAACAGCATTGATCACATCAAAATATATTTTGGATTTAAAACCAACGATCAAAAGCGGACAAATCTTCTACACAATTGATGGATACAATCCAGATGAAACAGCTGAACTTTACACAAAACCGGTAACGATAAATATCCCAAAAGGAGAATTCAGAATTATAAAAACGGTTCAGATTAGTCCAAGCGGAAGAAGAAGTTCGATCAATAAAATATTGGTTAGAAATCCGGAATTAAAATCGGCTTTAGCTATAAAACCAACTAAGAAAGGTTTAAAATTCGATTATTATACCGGAACATTATTCCAGCAAGTTCAGGATTTAGATTTAGCAAAACCTGTTAATTCAGGCATTTTTGAAGGCGCCATCAGCAGCGAAAAATGGAAAACGAAAACAGAGCGTTATATCGGCTTAAAATTCGACGGATACATCTTTATTCCAGAAACGGCAAATTATACAATTTCGACGCTTTCAGATGACGGCTCGAAGCTTTTTATCGATAATGAATTAGTTGTAAATAACGATGGAATTCATTGGCTCAACGAAGCCTATGGCGCTGTAAAACTCGAAAAAGGTTTCCATAAAATCAACATTGGTTATTTTGACCAGATTGGCGGAACTACTTTAACGTGTTTCATTCAGCAAGAAGGAAAAGAAAAACAAGAAATAAGCGCTTCGCAATTGTATTACGAATAA
- a CDS encoding succinate dehydrogenase/fumarate reductase iron-sulfur subunit yields the protein MKLTLKIWRQKNAQDKGGIVDYPIDGIEPDMSFLEMLDVLNEQLINKGEEPVAFDHDCREGICGMCSLFINGEAHGPDRGVTTCQLHMRMFKDGDTIFIEPFRAKAFPVIKDLVVDRSSFDRIQHAGGFISVNTSGNTIDANTIPINKHDADKSFDAAACIGCGACVATCKNGSAMLFVGAKVSQYALLPQGKVEAVDRVLNMVHQMDLEGFGNCTNTGACEIECPKGISLENIARMNREYLSASLKG from the coding sequence ATGAAACTTACATTAAAAATATGGCGTCAGAAAAACGCCCAAGATAAAGGGGGAATTGTTGATTACCCAATCGACGGAATCGAACCAGATATGTCTTTCCTTGAAATGCTTGATGTTCTTAACGAACAATTAATCAACAAAGGAGAAGAGCCAGTAGCATTTGATCACGATTGTCGTGAAGGAATTTGCGGAATGTGTTCATTATTCATCAACGGAGAAGCACACGGACCAGACAGAGGAGTTACTACTTGCCAGTTGCACATGCGTATGTTTAAAGATGGTGACACGATTTTTATCGAGCCATTTAGAGCAAAAGCTTTCCCTGTAATTAAAGATTTAGTTGTTGACAGAAGTTCTTTTGACAGAATTCAACATGCAGGAGGATTTATCTCTGTAAATACTTCAGGAAATACAATTGATGCAAATACAATTCCGATTAACAAACATGATGCAGATAAATCATTTGATGCTGCAGCTTGTATTGGTTGTGGAGCTTGTGTTGCAACTTGTAAAAACGGATCAGCAATGTTATTCGTTGGAGCAAAAGTATCTCAATATGCATTATTACCTCAAGGTAAGGTTGAAGCTGTTGATCGTGTTTTAAACATGGTACACCAAATGGATTTAGAAGGTTTTGGTAACTGTACAAATACAGGAGCTTGTGAAATCGAATGTCCAAAAGGGATTTCACTTGAAAATATCGCACGTATGAACCGTGAGTATTTATCTGCAAGTTTGAAAGGATAA
- a CDS encoding fumarate reductase/succinate dehydrogenase flavoprotein subunit codes for MALDSKIPHGPISDKWTDYKDHINLVNPANKRNLDIIIVGTGLAGGSAAATLAEQGYNVKAFCFQDSPRRAHSIAAQGGINAAKNYKGDGDSVYRLFYDTVKGGDYRAREANVHRLAEVSANIIDQCVAQGVPLAREYGGLLDNRSFGGTLVSRTFYAQGQTGQQLLLGAYSAMNRQIGRGKVKMYNRHEMLDIVIVNGKARGIIARNLITGEIERHSAHAVVVGSGGYGNVFFLSTNAMGSNATAAWKIHKKGAFFANPCYTQIHPTCIPVSGDHQSKLTLMSESLRNDGRIWVPAKQEDAKAIREGKKKATDLSEAERDYFLERRYPAFGNLVPRDVASRAAKERCDAGFGVNKTGEAVYLDFAAAIKRYGTEEAFVKGLDANDAALVTKLGAEIVKSKYGNLFQMYYKIVDEDPYTTPMMIYPAVHYTMGGTWVDYNLMTTIPGCFSIGESNFSDHGANRLGASALMQGLADGYFVLPYTIGDYLAPDIKMGEISTDLPEFVAAEKEVKDQIDRFINNKGTHSVDYFHKKLGKIMWDKVGMARNAKGLSEAIVEIAALREEFYKDVKVPGSANEFNQELEKATRVADFLELGELFAKDALHRNESCGGHFREEYQTEEGEALRDDENFAYVAAWEYKGKPSDAVLHKEPLVYENIKLVQRSYK; via the coding sequence ATGGCATTAGATTCAAAAATTCCACATGGCCCAATATCGGACAAATGGACAGATTATAAAGATCATATTAATTTAGTAAATCCGGCTAACAAACGTAATTTAGATATTATCATTGTTGGTACAGGTTTGGCTGGAGGTTCAGCTGCGGCTACTTTGGCTGAGCAGGGATATAACGTAAAAGCATTTTGTTTTCAGGATTCACCTCGTCGTGCGCACTCTATTGCAGCACAAGGTGGTATCAATGCAGCAAAAAATTATAAAGGTGACGGTGACTCAGTTTACAGATTATTTTATGATACTGTAAAAGGAGGAGATTACCGTGCACGTGAGGCAAACGTTCACCGTTTGGCTGAAGTTTCTGCTAATATTATTGACCAATGTGTGGCTCAAGGAGTTCCATTGGCTCGTGAATATGGTGGATTATTAGATAACCGTTCTTTTGGAGGAACTTTGGTTTCTCGTACTTTTTACGCACAAGGACAAACTGGACAACAATTATTGTTAGGAGCTTATTCTGCAATGAACCGTCAGATTGGTCGTGGAAAAGTAAAAATGTACAACCGTCACGAAATGCTTGACATTGTTATCGTGAACGGAAAAGCGAGAGGTATTATCGCTCGTAACTTAATTACTGGAGAAATAGAAAGACATTCTGCTCACGCGGTAGTAGTTGGTTCTGGAGGATACGGAAACGTATTTTTCTTGTCAACAAATGCTATGGGAAGTAACGCAACAGCAGCTTGGAAAATACATAAAAAAGGAGCGTTTTTCGCAAATCCTTGCTACACACAAATTCACCCAACTTGTATTCCCGTTTCAGGAGATCACCAGTCAAAACTGACTTTGATGTCTGAATCGTTACGTAATGACGGTCGTATTTGGGTTCCTGCAAAACAAGAAGATGCAAAAGCAATTCGTGAAGGAAAGAAAAAAGCAACAGATTTATCTGAAGCAGAAAGAGATTATTTCTTAGAAAGAAGATATCCTGCTTTTGGTAACTTAGTACCTCGTGACGTTGCGTCTCGTGCTGCAAAAGAAAGATGTGATGCTGGTTTTGGTGTTAACAAAACTGGAGAAGCAGTTTACTTAGATTTCGCAGCAGCAATCAAACGTTACGGAACTGAAGAAGCTTTCGTTAAAGGTTTAGATGCTAACGATGCGGCTTTGGTAACTAAATTAGGAGCTGAAATCGTGAAAAGTAAATACGGAAACTTATTCCAAATGTATTACAAAATCGTTGACGAAGATCCTTATACAACACCAATGATGATTTACCCAGCGGTTCACTACACAATGGGTGGAACTTGGGTTGATTATAACTTAATGACTACAATCCCTGGATGTTTCTCAATTGGAGAATCTAACTTCTCTGATCACGGAGCAAACAGACTTGGAGCTTCTGCTTTGATGCAAGGTTTAGCTGATGGATATTTCGTATTACCTTATACTATTGGAGATTATTTAGCTCCGGATATTAAAATGGGAGAAATTTCTACAGATTTACCAGAATTCGTAGCAGCAGAAAAAGAAGTAAAAGATCAAATCGATAGATTTATCAATAATAAAGGAACTCATTCTGTAGATTATTTCCATAAGAAATTAGGAAAAATCATGTGGGATAAAGTAGGTATGGCTCGTAATGCTAAAGGTTTGTCTGAAGCTATCGTAGAAATTGCTGCTTTACGTGAGGAGTTTTATAAAGATGTAAAAGTTCCTGGAAGCGCTAACGAATTTAATCAGGAATTAGAGAAAGCGACACGTGTTGCCGATTTCTTAGAGTTAGGAGAATTGTTCGCGAAAGATGCATTACACCGTAATGAGTCTTGTGGAGGTCACTTCCGTGAAGAGTACCAAACAGAAGAAGGAGAAGCACTTCGTGATGACGAAAACTTTGCATATGTTGCAGCTTGGGAATACAAAGGAAAACCAAGTGATGCAGTATTACACAAAGAACCTCTGGTTTACGAAAACATTAAATTAGTACAAAGAAGCTACAAATAG
- a CDS encoding succinate dehydrogenase cytochrome b subunit, with amino-acid sequence MAQSALLNASILKKVAMALSGIFLITFLALHVSLNFISIISENVFNEASHFMGYNPLIQYVMQPVLAIGVIFHFVMGFVLTAQNSAARPIAYAKYNGAANASWSSRNMIISGLVILAFLGLHFYDFWFPEVTYKYIVGTAPDATRYYGELVHKFHDPIRTGLYCVAFVLLGFHLWHGFGSSLQSVGMNNKYSRFLNKIGYAFAVVVPALFIIIALFHHFNN; translated from the coding sequence ATGGCACAATCTGCACTATTGAATGCTTCCATCTTAAAGAAAGTGGCTATGGCTCTTTCGGGAATATTCTTAATCACGTTTTTAGCGCTGCATGTTTCCTTAAATTTCATTTCTATTATTAGTGAAAATGTTTTTAACGAAGCTTCTCACTTTATGGGATACAATCCGCTAATTCAGTATGTAATGCAACCAGTTTTGGCAATCGGAGTAATTTTCCATTTCGTTATGGGATTTGTTTTGACTGCACAAAATAGCGCTGCAAGACCAATTGCTTATGCAAAATACAATGGAGCGGCTAATGCTTCTTGGAGTTCAAGAAATATGATTATTTCTGGATTGGTTATTTTAGCTTTCTTAGGATTGCATTTCTATGATTTTTGGTTTCCTGAAGTTACCTATAAATATATAGTAGGTACTGCGCCAGATGCAACTAGGTATTATGGAGAGTTAGTGCATAAATTTCACGATCCAATCCGTACAGGATTATATTGTGTGGCTTTTGTGTTGTTAGGTTTTCACCTTTGGCACGGATTCGGTTCTTCTCTGCAATCTGTGGGAATGAACAATAAATATTCTCGTTTTTTAAACAAAATCGGTTATGCTTTTGCGGTTGTAGTACCAGCACTTTTCATCATAATCGCATTATTTCATCATTTCAATAATTAA